From the genome of Neomonachus schauinslandi chromosome 5, ASM220157v2, whole genome shotgun sequence, one region includes:
- the TTYH3 gene encoding protein tweety homolog 3: MAGVSYAAPWWVNLLHRLPHFDLRWETTSSQFRPEDTDYQQALLLLGAAALACLALDLLFLLFYSFWLCCRRRKSEEHLDADCCCTAWCVIIATLVCSAGIAVGFYGNGETSDGIHRATYSLRHANRTVAGVQDRVWDTAAALNRSAEPSLQSLERQLAARPEPLRAVQRLQGLLQTLLGYTAAIPFWRNPAVSLEVLAEQVDLYDWYRWLGYLGLLLLDVAICLLVLVGLIRSSKGILVGVCLLGVLALVISWGALGLELAVSVGSSDFCVDPDTYVTRMVEEHSVLSGDILQYYLACSPRAANPFQQKLSGSHKALVEMQDVVAELLKTVPRESPATKDPLLRVQEVLNGTEVNLQHLTALVDCRSLHLDYVQALTGFCYDGVEGLIYLALFSFVTALMFSSIVCSVPHTWQQKRGPDEDGEEAAAAGPRQTHDSLYRVHMPSLYSCGSSYGSETSLPAAAHTVSNAPVTEYMSQNANFQNPRCENTPLIGRESPPPSYTSSMRAKYLATSQPRPDSSGSGH; this comes from the exons ATGGCCGGGGTCAGCTACGCGGCGCCCTGGTGGGTGAACCTCCTGCACCGGCTACCCCACTTCGATCTGCGCTGGGAGACCACCAGCAGCCAGTTCCGGCCCGAGGACACCGACTACCAGCAG gcgctgctgctgctgggggccGCCGCGCTGGCCTGCCTCGCCCTGgacctcctcttcctgctcttctACTCCTTCTGGCTGTGCTGCCGGCGGCGCAAGAGCGAGGAGCACCTGGACGCCGACTGCTGCTGCACCGCCTGGTGCGTCATCATCGCCACGCTGGTCTGCAG CGCCGGCATCGCCGTGGGGTTCTATGGCAACGGGGAGACCAGTGACGGCATCCATCGGGCCACCTACTCGCTCCGCCACGCCAACCGCACAGTGGCAGGGGTCCAGGACCGC GTGTGGGACACGGCGGCCGCTCTGAACCGCTCGGCGGAGCCCAGCCTGCAGAGCCTGGAGCGGCAGCTGGCCGCACGGCCAGAGCCCCTGCGTGCAGTCCAGCGGCTGCAGGGCCTTCTCCAGACGCTGCTGGGCTACACAGCTGCCATCCCGTTCTGGAGGAACCCCGCCGTGTCGCTCGAGGTGCTGGCGGAGCAGGTGGACCTCTATGATTGGTACAG GTGGCTGGGCTACCTGGGCCTGCTGCTCCTTGACGTGGCCATCTGCCTGCTGGTGCTGGTCGGCCTCATCCGTAGCTCCAAGGGCATTCTGGTTGG GGTCTGCCTACTGGGGGTCCTGGCCCTGGTCATCAGCTGGGGCGCACTGGGCTTGGAGCTGGCCGTGTCTGTG GGCTCCAGTGACTTCTGTGTGGACCCCGACACTTACGTGACCAGGATGGTGGAGGAGCACTCGGTGCTGAGTGGGG ACATCCTGCAGTACTACCTGGCCTGCTCGCCCCGTGCCGCCAACCCCTTCCAGCAG AAGCTGTCTGGCAGCCACAAGGCGCTGGTGGAGATGCAGGACGTGGTGGCTGAGCTGCTGAAGACGGTCCCCCGGGAGTCCCCGGCCACCAAG gaccccTTGCTGCGTGTCCAGGAGGTGCTGAACGGCACAGAGGTGAACCTGCAGCATCTCACCGCCCTGGTGGACTGCCGCAGCCTGCATCTG GACTACGTGCAGGCCCTGACGGGCTTCTGTTACGATGGCGTTGAGGGCCTCATCTACCTGGCTCTCTTCTCCTTCGTCACGGCTCTCATGTTCAGCTCCATCGTCTGCAGCGTCCCCCACACCTGGCAGCAGAAAAG AGGCCCCGACGAGGATGGGGAGGAGGCGGCGGCCGCAGGGCCGAGGCAGACACACGACAGCCTCTACCGTGTGCACATGCCCAGTCTGTACAGCTGCGGGAGTAGCTACGGCAGCGAGACCAGCCTCCCAGCCGCGGCCCACACCGTCAGCAACGCCCCGGTCACCGAGTACAT GAGCCAGAATGCCAACTTCCAGAACCCCCGCTGTGAGAACACCCCCCTCATCGGGCGCGAGTCCCCGCCGCCCTCA TACACCTCCAGCATGAGAGCCAAATACCTCGCCACCAGCCAGCCTCGCCCCGACTCCAGCGGCAGCGGCCACTAG